A window of Methanobacteriaceae archaeon contains these coding sequences:
- the acs gene encoding acetate--CoA ligase, protein MPSELDALLKENRLFPPSEDLSENSNIQIWMKRYGIEDYEELLQRAEKDPEWFWDELARELEWFQPYKDVLKWDPPHAEWFIKGKFNIVHNALDRHVKTWRKNKVAYIWEGESGEVKKLTYHDLYRKVNQMANALRGLGVKKGDRVSIYLPMILELPIAMLACAKIGAVHSVVFSGFWAKAFQERANDAQVKVAITVDGFYRRGKVIPLKENVDEVLDDIPSLEKLIVVQHAHCSVDMKPGRDLWWDEVIQDQERECPTEIMDAEDLLFILYTSGTTGKPKGVVHVHGGYAVGIYATLKMVFDLKDEDIWWCAADIGWITGHSYIVYAPLIMGATSVMYEGAPDYPDPDRLWRMIEDYGVTVFYTAPTTIRMFMKYGEKWPQKHDLTSLRLLGSVGEPINPEAWMWYHKHIGNRQCPIMDTWWQTETGMHLITPLPITPLKPGSAVKPFPTVKADVVDDNGDSISEGGGHLVIKTPWPAMFRTLYQDPERYIDAYWSTFPGIYLSGDVARLDSDGYFWIQGREDDVLNVAGHRISTAEVESALVSYDAVAEAAVVGKPDPVKGEEICSFVTLKEGFSPSPRLKHFLREHVRKEIGPVASPAYIGFVDDLPKTRSGKIMRRVIKAKVKGDDVGDITTLANPEAVDELDNAL, encoded by the coding sequence TTGCCCAGTGAATTAGATGCTCTTTTAAAGGAAAATAGATTATTTCCACCATCTGAAGATTTATCAGAGAATAGTAATATCCAGATATGGATGAAAAGGTATGGAATTGAGGATTATGAAGAACTTCTGCAAAGGGCTGAAAAAGACCCTGAATGGTTCTGGGATGAGCTCGCCAGAGAGCTGGAATGGTTTCAACCCTATAAAGATGTCTTAAAATGGGATCCACCCCACGCAGAATGGTTCATTAAGGGTAAATTCAACATTGTGCACAATGCCCTGGACCGGCATGTTAAGACCTGGCGTAAAAATAAGGTGGCATATATATGGGAAGGTGAATCAGGAGAGGTAAAGAAGCTCACCTATCATGATCTTTATCGTAAGGTTAACCAGATGGCCAATGCCCTGCGTGGTCTTGGTGTTAAAAAGGGCGATCGTGTGTCTATTTACCTGCCCATGATCCTGGAGTTACCCATTGCCATGTTAGCTTGTGCCAAGATCGGAGCAGTGCATAGTGTGGTTTTTTCTGGTTTTTGGGCTAAAGCATTCCAGGAAAGAGCCAACGATGCTCAGGTAAAAGTTGCTATAACTGTTGACGGATTCTATCGTCGGGGAAAAGTCATACCACTTAAAGAAAATGTGGATGAAGTTTTAGATGACATTCCATCCCTGGAAAAGCTTATAGTAGTTCAACATGCCCATTGCTCTGTGGATATGAAACCTGGAAGAGATTTATGGTGGGATGAGGTGATCCAGGATCAGGAAAGAGAATGTCCCACAGAGATCATGGATGCAGAAGACCTACTTTTCATTTTATACACCTCCGGAACAACCGGGAAACCTAAAGGAGTGGTGCATGTCCATGGTGGCTACGCAGTTGGCATCTATGCCACTTTAAAAATGGTTTTTGACCTAAAAGATGAGGATATATGGTGGTGTGCTGCAGATATTGGCTGGATAACTGGCCACAGTTACATTGTTTATGCACCACTGATTATGGGAGCTACTTCCGTTATGTATGAAGGCGCTCCCGATTACCCTGATCCTGATAGATTGTGGAGGATGATTGAAGATTATGGTGTGACTGTATTCTACACCGCCCCCACCACCATTCGCATGTTCATGAAATACGGGGAAAAATGGCCTCAAAAGCATGATTTAACTTCTCTCAGACTTCTAGGTAGTGTAGGGGAACCTATTAATCCAGAAGCATGGATGTGGTACCATAAACACATTGGAAACAGGCAGTGCCCAATTATGGACACCTGGTGGCAGACTGAGACTGGTATGCATCTCATAACACCCCTCCCCATTACTCCCCTCAAGCCCGGCTCTGCGGTGAAACCATTCCCTACTGTGAAGGCAGATGTGGTGGATGATAATGGAGATTCCATCAGTGAAGGAGGCGGTCACCTGGTAATTAAAACACCCTGGCCTGCTATGTTCCGCACCCTTTACCAGGATCCGGAACGTTACATTGATGCTTACTGGAGCACCTTCCCTGGCATATATTTAAGTGGTGATGTGGCCCGTTTGGATTCGGATGGTTATTTCTGGATACAGGGCAGGGAAGATGATGTCTTAAATGTTGCAGGACACCGTATAAGCACTGCAGAGGTTGAATCTGCCCTGGTGAGTTATGATGCTGTTGCTGAAGCCGCAGTGGTGGGAAAACCAGATCCGGTAAAGGGTGAAGAAATCTGCAGTTTCGTTACCTTAAAAGAAGGATTCAGCCCCAGTCCCAGGCTTAAGCACTTTCTCCGGGAACATGTACGTAAAGAGATCGGTCCGGTGGCCAGCCCAGCTTATATTGGATTTGTAGATGACCTGCCCAAGACACGTTCTGGTAAGATCATGCGCCGGGTGATAAAGGCCAAAGTGAAAGGGGATGATGTGGGTGATATAACCACCCTGGCCAACCCTGAAGCTGTGGATGAATTGGATAATGCCTTATAA
- a CDS encoding thiamine pyrophosphate-binding protein: MQKVAKISLADALVRILKKEGIKFIFGHPGEQILPLYQSLRTSSIKHILMRHEQGAAHAADGYARASFQPGVCAASAGPGALNLVMGVAAAYKDSVPLLVITGDVPRNLKYQNVFQDVDINAVFEPVTLESHLIKDPVEGVRILKKALFILKNGKTGPIHLNFPRDVLQEEVDESLLDEQVKVAIKTDWADFKQVEDLLEKSKKPLILAGAGVLWSNAIEDMRIFAEKHQIPVATTYPARGVINEEHPLSMGLLGIRGTPAANFAGKNSDLILALGCRLSERTIGGLSEKTQDFLSKRTPKGLSGPRHGPENLPVIHVNLDSDVLKGTLNIQADVKDFLVKISEISAQNTEKWLEELQKYDKVHKIRTDFDDIPLKPQKAIKEILDNIGDSTLVNDAGSHTTWVNLLMNVSEPSSMIFSGGFGPMGYGIPASVGVSLARPNRKVVVVVGDGGFQMTVQELATIAELDLPIIICLINNQSLGIIRQWQELYYDGSFQVKLENPDFLKLAHAYHIKAKIAAAPGEVEDAMHGALKLNKPVLIEIIVDENEDIPLPK, translated from the coding sequence ATGCAAAAAGTGGCTAAGATTTCATTAGCAGATGCCCTGGTTAGAATACTCAAAAAAGAAGGTATTAAATTCATATTCGGCCACCCAGGGGAACAAATTCTACCCTTGTACCAGTCACTACGCACATCATCTATTAAACACATACTAATGCGCCATGAACAGGGTGCAGCCCACGCAGCAGATGGATATGCACGAGCATCATTCCAACCAGGAGTGTGTGCAGCATCCGCAGGGCCAGGAGCTTTAAATCTGGTGATGGGTGTAGCGGCAGCTTACAAAGATTCAGTTCCTCTATTAGTGATTACTGGCGATGTTCCAAGAAATTTGAAGTATCAGAATGTCTTTCAGGATGTGGATATTAATGCTGTTTTTGAACCGGTAACCCTCGAAAGCCACTTGATAAAGGACCCTGTTGAAGGGGTTAGAATTTTAAAAAAGGCGCTTTTCATTCTAAAAAACGGCAAAACCGGTCCAATACATCTAAACTTTCCTCGTGATGTTCTCCAGGAGGAAGTTGATGAATCATTACTAGATGAACAGGTGAAAGTAGCCATTAAGACAGATTGGGCTGACTTTAAACAAGTAGAAGATCTGCTTGAGAAATCAAAAAAACCCCTAATCCTGGCTGGAGCAGGGGTTTTATGGTCTAATGCCATTGAAGATATGCGTATATTCGCAGAAAAGCATCAAATTCCAGTGGCCACCACTTACCCTGCTCGGGGAGTGATAAATGAAGAACATCCCCTTTCCATGGGGCTTTTAGGAATTCGAGGAACCCCTGCAGCAAACTTTGCAGGAAAAAATTCAGACCTCATCCTGGCCTTGGGATGCAGGTTATCAGAAAGAACCATTGGAGGCTTATCTGAAAAAACTCAGGATTTTTTATCAAAACGAACCCCTAAAGGTTTATCAGGACCAAGGCATGGTCCAGAGAATCTTCCTGTAATCCATGTTAATCTGGACAGTGATGTTTTAAAGGGGACCCTCAATATCCAAGCTGATGTGAAGGATTTCCTGGTAAAAATTAGCGAAATATCAGCTCAAAACACTGAAAAATGGCTGGAGGAACTTCAAAAATATGATAAGGTTCATAAAATCAGGACTGATTTTGACGACATTCCCCTAAAACCTCAAAAAGCTATTAAAGAAATTTTAGACAATATAGGGGATTCTACTCTGGTGAATGATGCTGGAAGCCATACTACATGGGTAAATCTATTGATGAATGTTTCAGAACCATCTTCCATGATTTTTTCTGGCGGATTCGGTCCCATGGGCTATGGAATCCCTGCATCAGTGGGTGTTAGTCTGGCCAGACCTAATAGGAAGGTAGTGGTTGTGGTGGGTGATGGTGGTTTTCAGATGACAGTTCAGGAACTAGCCACTATCGCTGAACTGGACTTACCCATCATAATTTGCTTGATAAATAACCAATCCCTGGGGATTATACGGCAGTGGCAAGAGCTCTACTATGACGGATCATTCCAAGTGAAACTTGAAAATCCTGATTTCCTAAAACTGGCCCATGCTTACCATATAAAAGCCAAAATCGCGGCTGCTCCAGGGGAAGTTGAAGATGCAATGCACGGAGCACTAAAACTTAATAAACCAGTACTAATAGAGATAATAGTTGATGAAAATGAAGACATCCCCCTCCCCAAGTGA